One window of the Carassius auratus strain Wakin chromosome 20, ASM336829v1, whole genome shotgun sequence genome contains the following:
- the LOC113121168 gene encoding uncharacterized protein LOC113121168 isoform X4: MAGTTRHITIQKHQKFPQLERCTKCCNRFHCPFCISSIFKPSRVDKVKLHLKRHCNKAVVHGDFIIHRCGLGCRASLHYHCMYCPTTILRRSDFKNHLQVCKHNPKSESATKALARTNTPVTSPTVIETPSVINTAESVPSMPYTPPNTSTDNTSLTITDTPSTSTAAGKSRVWPVIKKRCPSCNILINKNNLPKHMERKHADQSALDISETFQLTSQCIDETNGIYAVLKVVKGHGIPLHVQYQNLGENNRALCESNECQMNIDIAQRSGITSYQCMHISAASFCKSLVEHVSLEEDVITEMVRGKWFSEKKKKECLALQQLANSSYVPLSVHTTIGISSAKKFISVFEPNVSSYSRLGRVMVVYNTIIDSWLCPCTKLRRSCLHKYVAKWHLFQTQRELFRTEGSLDQPHSEEEDITDNHDVYPPKGLGLKYMVNYILKNKKIPAVLPEDMQVPSPHTDYPQNLCPNETVCQDCPGDVLLSDPMLITQNAKILTNWCIIKDVATYYKQCPQCGMFYRYQEWKDRLHNFNDHIILDIPLCLTLRNLLQVHTSVSRAVEFLQLMTGVEFPPPDTMLDAYLQFEALTDHEYKYSCPTCGDHPPVVLMGVHKQTASPLSANDIEKPPENFKGEVSLEEFWESLSKEMTCRGFVANGKHNPFAVPASYHFWAPWIGKNTCNSDTVLNTEFEKVHTSSEILKRTVTEDRLREELFKQKDEVIRSLCTECDVDSTGSRSDLLLRLCSELKSKQTCDKIYSKIWSSAGSCKTHQSKGTRKVTHLSI; the protein is encoded by the exons ATGGCAGGGACGACG AGACATATTACCATTCAGAAACATCAAAAATTTCCCCAATTGGAGAGATGCACAAAATGCTGCAACAGATTTCATTGTCCCTTTTGCATTTCCAGTATATTTAAACCCTCCAGAGTGGACAAAGTCAAACTACACCTGAAAAGACATTGTAACAAAGCAGTTGTCCATGGAG aTTTCATTATCCACAGATGTGGACTGGGCTGTAGAGCTTCACTCCATTACCACTGTATGTACTGTCCAACAACAATTCTTAGAAGATCCGATTTTAAAAACCATTTACAGGTCTGTAAACATAATCCGAAATCAGAATCTGCCACAAAAGCGTTGGCGAGAACAAATACGCCAGTGACGTCTCCGACAGTTATAGAAACACCATCAGTCATCAATACAGCTGAGTCTGTTCCTTCAATGCCATACACTCCACCAAACACCAGTACAGATAATACCTCTCTGACAATCACAGACACGCCATCAACCTCCACAGCAGCAGGAAAGTCTCGCGTGTGGCCTGTTATTAAAAAAAGATGCCCATCATGCAATATACTCATCAATAAAAACAACCTACCAAAACATATGGAGCGCAAACACGCAGATCAGTCGGCATTAGACATCAGTGAGACATTTCAGCTGACAAGCCAATGTATAGATGAGACAAATGGGATATATGCAGTTCTCAAAGTCGTAAAAGGCCACGGCATCCCGCTTCACGTCCAATACCAGAATTTGGGAGAAAACAACAGAGCCCTCTGCGAATCGAATGAGTGCCAGATGAACATAGATATTGCGCAGAGGAGCGGCATCACATCGTACCAGTGCATGCATATCAGTGCAGCGAGCTTTTGCAAGTCTTTGGTTGAACACGTCTCGCTGGAGGAAGACGTTATAACTGAGATGGTGAGAGGGAAATGGTTCAgcgagaaaaagaaaaaagaatgtctCGCTCTGCAACAGCTTGCTAATAGTAGCTACGTACCCCTTTCTGTTCACACCACGATTGGGATCTCGTCAGcaaaaaagttcatttcagtttttGAACCTAATGTGTCGTCTTATAGTCGTTTAGGTCGTGTTATGGTTGTATATAACACAATAATAGACTCTTGGCTCTGTCCTTGTACCAAACTGCGACGTTCATGTCTGCACAAATATGTCGCCAAATGGCATCTGTTTCAAACGCAACGAGAGCTTTTCAGAACTGAGGGATCGCTGGATCAGCCACATTCAGAAGAAGAGGACATTACAGACAACCATGATGTTTATCCACCGAAAGGTCTGGGATTGAAGTATATGGTGAATTACATTCTAAAGAACAAGAAGATACCTGCCGTTCTTCCTGAAGATATGCAGGTGCCATCGCCACACACAGATTACCCACAAAACCTTTGTCCTAATGAAACCGTGTGTCAGGATTGTCCAGGGGATGTGCTTCTCAGTGATCCTATGCTAATTACACAGAACGCCAAAATCCTGACCAATTGGTGCATTATTAAAG ATGTCGCCACCTACTATAAGCAGTGCCCGCAGTGTGGGATGTTTTATCGTTATCAAGAGTGGAAAGATCGTCTCCATAACTTCAATGATCACATTATCCTCGACATCCCCTTATGTTTAACATTGAGAAACCTTCTGCAG GTCCATACTTCAGTGAGCAGAGCAGTTGAGTTTTTACAACTAATGACAGGAGTGGAGTTTCCACCTCCGGACACAATGCTGGATGCTTATTTGCAGTTTGAAGCCCTCACAGATCACGAATACAAGTATTCATGCCCCACCTGTGGCGATCATCCTCCGGTGGTGCTTATGGGTGTACACAAACAGACTGCTTCTCCTTTATCAG CAAATGACATTGAAAAGCCTCCAGAGAATTTCAAAGGGGAGGTCAGTCTGGAAGAGTTCTGGGAGTCACTGTCCAAAGAAATGACCTGTCGAGGATTTGTTGCGA ATGGCAAACACAATCCATTTGCAGTACCAGCAAGTTATCACTTCTGGGCTCCTTGGATTGGCAAAAACACATGTAACTCGGACACTGTGCTAAACACGGAGTTTGAGAAAGTCCACACTTCATCAGAGATTTTAAAAAGGACAGTTACGGAGGACAGACTCAGAGAAGAACTTTTCAAACAGAAG GATGAAGTGATTAGAAGTTTATGCACTGAATGTGACGTGGACTCCACTGGATCTCGCAGCGATCTCCTTCTTAGATTGTGCAGTGAATTGAAATCCAAGCAAACATGTGACAAAATCTATTCAAAAATCTGGAGTTCCGCTG GCTCTTGCAAAACACACCAATCTAAGGGCACCAGAAAAGTTACCCATCTCTCCATTTGA